In Erigeron canadensis isolate Cc75 chromosome 6, C_canadensis_v1, whole genome shotgun sequence, the following are encoded in one genomic region:
- the LOC122605624 gene encoding ethylene-responsive transcription factor ERF008-like, translating into MDGRSTAGNKRKNDQRQYKGIRMRKWGKWVAEIREPNKRSRIWLGSYCTPVAAARAYDTAVYYLRGPTARLNFPELLASDSGPDDEMSAASIRKKATEVGARVDAETKGVVVGSDSKKACWFEEKPDLNTKPEPENESEN; encoded by the coding sequence ATGGATGGAAGAAGTACTGCAggtaacaaaagaaaaaacgaTCAAAGACAATATAAAGGAATACGTATGAGAAAGTGGGGAAAATGGGTTGCCGAAATTCGGGAACCAAATAAACGGTCTAGAATTTGGCTCGGCTCATATTGCACACCGGTTGCGGCTGCACGAGCTTATGATACAGCTGTTTACTATCTTCGTGGCCCAACGGCTCGGCTTAATTTTCCTGAATTACTAGCGTCGGATAGCGGACCGGATGATGAGATGTCTGCGGCTTCTATTAGGAAAAAAGCGACCGAAGTTGGGGCCAGAGTTGATGCCGAGACAAAAGGTGTTGTCGTTGGTTCGGATTCGAAAAAAGCTTGTTGGTTTGAAGAGAAACCTGATTTGAATACTAAACCTGAACCCGAAAATGAGTCTGAAAATTAA
- the LOC122605523 gene encoding uncharacterized protein LOC122605523, with product MEQSMEEIYAAFEEKVKRTIYVDNLSNQVTKSVLETAFNQFGSVVSVQFIPTYFAYSRIRAALVEMSSVKQAEDIVSEIGDHPFMISSMPRPARAQRAQLEMFEDRPKKRNKKIVCQWMDPSDQKFETAKKIKDLTKKHAAEAAFLMELQLAEEEKLHNQQSEALRANYKKYELIDGAQGDGTVKQLAACYKTTLNDYY from the exons ATGGAGCAATCAATGGAAGAAATCTATGCTGCTTTTGAAGAAAAGGTGAAAAGGACTATATACGTTGACAATCTCTCGAATCAGGTCACCAAATCTGTGTTAGAGACTGCATTCAACCAGTTTGGAAGTGTTGTGAGTGTCCAGTTTATTCCCACCTACTTTGCATATTCCCGGATTCGTGCTGCTCTAGTGGAGATGTCATCAGTAAAACAAGCTGAGGATATTGTATCCGAGATCGGCGACCATCCTTTTATGATTTCCAGTATGCCAAGGCCGGCCAGAGCTCAAAGGGCCCAACTGGAAATGTTCGAAGATCGCCCTAAAAAACGGAATAAGAAGATTGTTTGTCAGTGGATGGATCCGAGCGATCAGAAGTTTGAGACTGCTAAGAAGATCAAAGACCTGACGAAAAAGCATGCAGCTGAGGCCGCTTTTCTTATGGAG CTGCAACTGGCGGAGGAAGAGAAGCTGCATAATCAGCAGTCTGAGGCATTGAGAGCCAACTACAAGAAATATGAACTGATTGATGGGGCACAAGGTGATGGGACTGTTAAGCAACTGGCAGCATGTTATAAGACAACTCTTAATGACTATTATTGA